A region from the Gemmatimonas sp. genome encodes:
- a CDS encoding biotin/lipoyl-containing protein → MKYIVDVNGERVIVDLDGAHAEVDGERVAASLSSIEGTPVRLLRIGEQVHRLVARRGSSKGRWTLDLDGQRVDAEALDERMRSIRDLTAAAAEASGPAPLMAPMPGLVVRVSVAVGDTVSAGQGLVVVEAMKMENELRASVAGVVMAVRAVPGQAVDKGALLVELGPIPSA, encoded by the coding sequence ATGAAGTACATCGTGGATGTGAATGGCGAGCGCGTGATCGTGGATCTTGATGGCGCGCACGCGGAGGTGGATGGCGAGCGAGTGGCCGCATCGCTCTCCTCAATCGAGGGGACGCCGGTACGGCTGCTGCGCATTGGCGAGCAGGTGCATCGGTTGGTCGCGCGGCGTGGGTCGTCCAAGGGGCGCTGGACGCTCGATTTGGACGGTCAGCGCGTGGACGCGGAAGCGCTTGATGAACGGATGCGATCGATCCGCGATCTGACCGCCGCGGCGGCGGAGGCCAGTGGGCCGGCACCGCTGATGGCACCCATGCCAGGGCTCGTGGTGCGCGTGTCGGTGGCCGTGGGCGACACCGTCAGCGCCGGGCAGGGGCTGGTGGTGGTCGAAGCCATGAAAATGGAGAACGAGCTGCGGGCGTCGGTGGCCGGGGTGGTCATGGCCGTGCGGGCCGTGCCGGGACAGGCCGTCGACAAGGGCGCGTTGTTGGTGGAGCTGGGGCCGATCCCGTCGGCGTAA
- a CDS encoding RsmD family RNA methyltransferase, with translation MSEKPAVEEIATLTIDRIAKGGDGVGRANGLACFVPRTAPGDVAQVAYVAHARHGRGRVLQIVAPSAHRVDARCAHYERDRCGGCQLQHLDDEAQRDARRHIVQDALSRIGKRTIELPELITGESWGYRGRLTLMLLPRGRGWTGGLHPHDDAARVFNLQECPIANPVLVQCWRDMRERLHGMPTDRFLRVSFRLLSAESGQETVAVVVQGGEAWSGAAEWAAALLRASAPVRAVWWLPRGGEPVGLAGDVNTDVAMLGAALQVESATSDGNAALDEAAEAGRYVPDAREALAFAQVNSTVATALRDFVYASVQSFSPKRVVDAYAGSGELTERFARDGAQVVSIEADASGTAATRRRVDEAGLTDRVQVITALVESALSAALPADVVVLNPPRAGVAVGVTSLLEQASSRGVRGIVYVSCDPATLARDLARVPGWRIDAVRCFDMFPQTAHVETVCVLRPETTA, from the coding sequence GTGTCGGAGAAGCCGGCCGTGGAGGAGATCGCCACCCTGACCATCGACCGGATCGCCAAGGGGGGCGATGGGGTCGGCCGGGCAAACGGATTGGCGTGTTTCGTGCCGCGCACCGCGCCGGGTGACGTCGCGCAGGTGGCGTACGTCGCGCATGCACGGCACGGTCGCGGCCGCGTGCTGCAGATCGTGGCGCCGTCAGCGCATCGTGTCGACGCGCGCTGTGCGCACTACGAGCGTGACCGGTGCGGGGGATGCCAGTTGCAGCATCTTGATGACGAGGCGCAGCGTGACGCGCGTCGCCACATCGTGCAGGACGCGCTCTCCCGGATCGGGAAGCGCACGATCGAACTGCCCGAGCTGATCACCGGTGAATCCTGGGGCTATCGAGGACGCTTGACGCTGATGCTCTTGCCGCGCGGTCGAGGCTGGACCGGCGGGTTGCATCCGCACGACGATGCCGCACGCGTCTTCAATCTCCAGGAGTGCCCGATCGCGAATCCGGTGCTCGTGCAATGTTGGCGCGACATGCGTGAGCGACTGCATGGAATGCCGACGGATCGATTTCTTCGTGTATCGTTTCGACTGTTGTCGGCCGAGTCCGGGCAGGAAACCGTCGCCGTCGTCGTGCAGGGCGGTGAGGCGTGGAGCGGTGCGGCCGAGTGGGCCGCGGCACTGCTGCGCGCGTCGGCGCCGGTCCGGGCGGTGTGGTGGCTGCCCCGCGGCGGTGAACCGGTGGGATTGGCTGGAGACGTGAACACCGACGTCGCAATGCTCGGCGCTGCGTTGCAGGTGGAGTCGGCCACGTCGGACGGGAACGCAGCGCTCGACGAGGCCGCCGAGGCCGGACGCTACGTGCCGGACGCGCGCGAAGCCCTGGCCTTCGCGCAGGTGAACTCGACGGTGGCCACGGCACTGCGCGATTTCGTCTACGCGTCGGTGCAGTCGTTTTCGCCCAAGCGGGTGGTCGATGCGTATGCGGGCAGCGGCGAACTGACCGAGCGGTTCGCCCGCGATGGCGCGCAGGTCGTGTCGATTGAAGCGGATGCGTCGGGCACGGCCGCCACGCGGCGGCGTGTGGACGAGGCAGGGCTGACCGATCGTGTACAGGTGATCACGGCGCTCGTGGAATCAGCGCTGTCTGCGGCGCTGCCGGCCGATGTCGTCGTGCTCAATCCGCCGCGCGCCGGAGTGGCGGTGGGTGTCACGTCGTTGCTGGAGCAGGCGTCGAGCCGCGGCGTGCGCGGCATCGTGTATGTGAGTTGTGACCCGGCTACGCTGGCGCGAGATCTCGCGCGCGTGCCGGGCTGGCGCATCGACGCGGTGCGCTGTTTCGACATGTTCCCGCAGACCGCGCACGTCGAGACGGTGTGCGTCCTGCGCCCGGAGACAACGGCATGA